ACGTCCTCAGCTGTTTGAGCGTCCccggtttgtttgtttctttttgtcatcTCAGgcgaaaacagacaaaaaaaaaaggaaaagagagcCGACCGTGAGACCccgacctttgacctctgacccctgaCCCGGTCCGCTCCCGGAGGACACGTTTACGGTTCGTCGAGGGTTTTCCTCTACGATCTTCTCGCTCCGACTCTTGTTTGATCGTTCATTCGCTCGTTTGTCTGAAGACAGACTCCAGTCAGCGTCTCCTGGTGGAGAAGaaagacacagagagagagagagagagagagagagagagagagagagagagagagagagagagagagagagagagaggtgggggAAGACACACAACAGAAAACCAGAcagaagacagaaaaaaactcgaagagaaagagaggaaaGGAGAACAGAACAGAGGAACAAAATGGGAAGAAGTGGGAGGACAGGAAAGAGGATCATGTAAATTCATGCTGCTTTATTGTGAAAATCAGAGGAAATCCACCAGGAGCAGCTCTCGTCACCGTGGTAACGACGCCTCACCTTCCTCCGGTCTTGAAGATGAGGTCGGCGTTAGGAGCTCCTTTGGGGTGTTGGTAACGAGGACGACGCTCACGGTTGGTGTTAGCCTGAGCAGGACGCTGAGCCAGAGACTGCATCAtctctgcaacacacacacactttagagCACCACTGCAGTCACCAAGAAGTTTTACTGTAACATCACacacagcgtgtgtgtgtgtgtgtatacccTGGTAGTCCTCCTGCTCCTGCCTCTCATTAATATCCAGTGTGAGCttcttcatcctcatcctctCCTCCTGCTCCGCCTGTTGCTGGTTGAAGTGATTCGCAGCCAGGTGTGACGACAGGGGCACGTTCAGGATCttatactgacacacacacacacacacataaatacaggTAGTTTCCTGCATCCTCGCCGCTTCCTGCTAAGCCCCTCCTACCTGCTGCTTGTTGCCCTTCCTGGTGAGCATGACGAACTGCATGGTGTTGGAGACGTCCTGTTCAGTGTCGGTGATACAGGTCTGTGAGGCTCCGCCTTTCCTCAGCTGACTCTTCAGCTGCAGAGGGATGGCCACGTCCAGCTGGTGAACCTTCACCGACTCACCGCTACGCTGCTGTGtggacgacacacacacacacatcaatgaGAGGCAGGAGCATGAGGACTACCAGGACGCAAGCACGCACCTCCTGGGCCTGGTTTTTCAAAAGTAATCAGTTGGATTCTGGACAACAGATTGGATTGGATTTCAGTAGGATTGGGATCACTTTGATCCTAAAAGTCTGGATTAAACTGATCCCACCAGAAGGGTGGATAAGTATGCTATAACAATATAAGTCTGTAGCAAAGTAGGAAAAGTTTGGCTCATCAATTAATTCTCCAAACAGCTGTCAATAGACATAATATATGTCACTAATTTATGTTTATTCATcacaatcaaaaatattttagttttgttttgttcttagATATTTTTAGTGATGCATGCAATGATAAAACAGGATAATAAAGCAATGACATCACTGGTTTATGAAATCCAAATCATAAATAGTGTCTAACCATTGTGTCCCTTGCGGCACATCCTGTctgctggttctggttctgtcaAAATGCAGGAGGTTTGTCAGGGTCTCCAAAGACTTGAAGCCCCTTCATCAAACAAAGATCAGCTCTGGTTATCCAGATTTGGTGATCATGAAAAGTTTCTATCTGAATCAGATTGATCCAATCTGATGTTGCTTTGAAACATCGGCTCAAAGCTAAAATGGATTATGTGACCAtcgatttggaaaaaaaaaaggtttacctAATCCGGATCAATTTTATCTGAATTAAACCTTTTAAAAACTGAGTCATGGAGGTTCCCACGGTCGAATCAAAGACCTACTTGCAGGTTCTCCAGCATCATTTTGTCCAGAGCCTGGATGAAGTCCTCGTCTTCAGCACAGGCCACGTGTTTCAGTCCACCACCACGGATCGTCACCTCctgcacacgcacgcgcacgcacacgcacacacacacacacttgagtCTAGACGGCGCCCAGTCGTCAATTCTGCAGGTTCCATCCGACGGTTCTCACGTTGTTCTCCTCGTCCGTCTCGTTCTCCTTATTGGAGTCGGTCAGGTAGTCTGtgttctcctcttcctcctcctcatgcTCCTCTTCCTCGTTGTCAGAACCCTCCTGAGGAGAAACGACGTGTGACATCCAGCGCCACAACACAAACATCATAGCTCATTTGTAGCTCCGCCCTCACGTCTTCCTCCTGCTCGTTCATCTCGCTCTCGTTGCCCGACTGCTCCTCCGTCTCGGCTCCGCCCTCTTCTTCGTCATCGTCGTCCTCCTCGTCGAGCGCGTCGCCCTCGCTCATAGCGCTGGAGCGTCCGTCCTTCTCCATGGCCAGACCTGAGAACCACAGACGTGTAACAAACACTTTAGCTCTGATGCTGAACCACTGGTTCAGTCATAACACGATAAAGCTGTGCATTCACTGACACGTCTACATTAGTTAATTGTATGACATGATCACTTGTTATACCAGAACACCCCAGGTCAAAAAAGATCTTGGTTTATTCCATTTAACCTCAGACAAAGACCTAGACCTGGGCTACATGTTACAATAACCAAAGGTCAAAGTTTAAGGAGTAGTTTTCCTCTCTCTGAGGGTCACGTGATCTAGATCGTGGTCATCTTTAGTGCTTAGCAAAAGCTGATCTGTGGGCGTGTCCTCtgcgatgacatcatcactctgcAATTTGGGACCTGGAATGGAGGCTGACAGCGTGACCAGAACACTAACACTCACCTAGCTTGACGAGGACCTCCCTCTCCAGGTCCACCACGTGCTTGGTAGCCTCGTCCAGGGAGCAGCTCAGCCTCATCTTAGGACGCAGCAGCTCCAACGTGTCACTGATCATGTAGTCGATGTCGATCGGGAACGGATGGTCTTTGGTCCACAAGTCCAGACTCTTTTTCCACCAGATGTagcgctgcacacacacaaagacacacacacacacacccaataACACACAGTTTAGTTCAGTCTAACTTTGGTTTAATCTAGTCTAACTCTCTTTCATTAGTTTAGCCCAGTCTAACATTAGGCTTATTCGAGATGAGCCAGACAGACACAGTTTTGACAGCCGACTACAGACGCACAGTGTGTGCTGGTTAGATTTCTATCCAACTTGCTCCAGATTTGCTCTGATGTCACGGGCACATGGGGCGCGGAAAGCCTGTGAGACCCCAACGAGTCCAGCCGTATGAGTCAGCCTCTACGGCCGACAGCAGTCTTCCtcccatttttgttttctttgtctgttttatttgCAGTCACGTAACGTTGCACACTGGTTCAGTCCAGTCTAACACTGGTTCAGTCCAGTCTAACACTGGTTCAGTCCAGTCTAACACTGGTTTATTCCAGTCTAACACTGGTTCAGTCCAGTCTAACATTGGTTCAGTCCAGTCTAACACTGGTTCAGTCCAGTCTAACATTGGTTCAGTCCAGTCTAACATTGGTTCAGTCCAGTCTAACATTGGTATACTCCAGTCTGACACTGGTTTAGCCCAGTTTAACATTGGTTTAGCCCAGTCTAACATTGGTTTATTCCAGTCTGACACTGGTTTAGCCCAGTTTAACATTGGTTTAGCTCAGTTTAACATTGGTTCAGTCCAGTTTAACATTGGTTCAGTCCAGTCTAACATTGGTTTATTCCAGTCTGACACTGGTTTAGCCCAGTTTAACATTGGTTCAGTCCAGTTTAACATTGGTTTAGCCCAGTCTAACAAAAGTTTAGTCCAGTCTATAACAAGTTTAGTCTAGTCTAACTCTGGTTTAGGGCTCAGTCTGACCTGGAAGTAGATGAGGAAGCAGTCGAGCTTCCTCTTGCTGGAGCCGCGGTCAAAGTACTGCCCACAGGTGTCGAGCAGCGTGCAGACCAGTCGGATGCGGAAGAGATGGTCCGGGGGGTCCAGGGGGCTGGGGCTACCGTCCTGGTTCACCCCGAATGAGATGAAAGAGAAGAGCATACGAAAGATGACGGCCGACTCCACCATGCGGTAGTTGTAGAGCTCACCCAGGAACTTGGCACTACTGATGCGTCGCTGGTTGAACTTTGGCTGATTGACCTGCAGGAGTTTGAAAGAACAAACTAAGCTTTAAACACAACAATCAGCATCACCATCGACAAGATTTTAattaatatacacaaaagataATCATAAATGTGAGGTCATACCATTATTAGAGTATAGCTACTGATGAGCACTTTAAAGGTTCAAATGATGGTTTAATGCTCAACTATAgaaactgtaaagtgtttttttcaaaaactctgaataaattaaaccttgtCATCACCTCATCAGGAGATACTGAAATCACTTAGCTGTgaaaaaagtaaacaattaCTGTGATaggacttcaaaataaaagtacagtaTTTTTGCCCAATGTAAGCTACTTTAcagtagtagttttttttattcggtcatttcattccattaaacattaaacaaaaacatttccatAATTTTGTGTACAGCATGACTGAAAGGGTTTAGGCTGAAGTTAATACTTATGATACCTAACCCATGTTTACAAACTTCCACAAGACAAAACACAAagattattaataaacaatttcaagtgtccaacagaagagaaatacacatgtatttagaatcgttattttaacataaatttcattttattttatgttatttttatttttaaactaaatcatgtcatcatttaattaatttcatCCGTTATGGATCTATTAAAGTCTTTTCATTGctactttatttattctgagcttatatatttttaattacagtAGATTTATGCATATTTATCAAAGCTGTGACTGTTccagattattttatttgatctttCAAGTCATTCCACAGATTAACACCTCTTACAGAAATAcatcaactttttttatttgtcctagattttactttttttccctCTGAGGTTATACTGACTTTTCCTGTGTTCAAAAAGCTCCTGGATGTGAGGAGGgagattattattatgtgcCTTATACACCATTACTAATGTGTTCAGGTCAACAAGATCATGGATTTACAATAGATTTAGTTCTACAAACATAGGGTTTGTTGTTATAGAAATATGCTTTAGTGATAATtcttattgtctttttttggaGTAGGAAAATATGATAAGTATTGGATTTGTAGTTGTTTCCCCATATGTCTAAGATATAATTTAGGTAAGGAAGAATGGGGGAGTTATTTAGTAATAGAAGAGATTTTTTGTCACGTACAGTTTTCATTTTGCCAATTATAGCAATGGTTTTtgctaattttgtttttaatattcttaTATGTGATTTCCATTCAAGTTTTCTATCAATGGTAACTTAGAAATGTATTTGCAAAAACGTGTTCAATTTCTGTATAATTAATCTTTAAAGTTGTATGATCActgatttttatgtattttgttttactcagattaattgaaagtttgtttagaTCAAACCATTTTTAAAGACTATAAGTTTGTCTTCTACAGTATCAAGGAGCTGTTTCTGGCCCTTTCCTGAGCAGTACAGGCTGGTATCATCCgcatataataaacattttacattttccaaAACATCATAAACATTGTTGATATACATGATGAACAGTTTGGGACCCAATATAGAGCCTTGTGGAACACCATGTGTCATTAGTTTTTCATTGTGTATATGTACATATTGGCATCTGTTGCTAAGCTAGCTTCCTAGCCAGGCATATGCTGGTCCCCTGACACCAAACCCTTCaatcttttttaaaagcctTGTATTGTCTATGGTGTCAGAGGCTTTGCTCAGATCAATAAAAATACCCACTGCATATTCACAAATGTCTATTGCTGTATCCATATCTTCCACAACAACCGTATTGATGTTCACTTAACAAATTtgtaaacaaaatgatcaaGCCTAATTACAAATTGTGTAAGAAGCGAGATAGGTCTATAATtgtcaaatatatttttatttccatttttatgaaTTGGAACTACTTTTGCCAGTTTTCTTTTCTCTTGGGAAGGTGCTCGTGAGAAAGGACTGATTGCAAATGTATGTAAATGGTTTTGTCACATAATGAATAATTTCTTTTACTATCGTCATATCAATGTCAAAACAATCAGATGACCTTTTATTCTTGAatttttaaactatttctaTAATTTCATTTTCCTCAACCTCTCTTATGAAAAGTGAGTTTGGATTTTGTTTAGAACGTTACAATTTAGTCTTTGTGTGACTTTGGGATCGAGAATTTTGTGAGCTAATGTAGGTCCAACgtgaaaaaaacaatgaaggcATTTGCAATTTCTATGATTTGATTgtcattgacaaaaaaatgggGCAGATTAAGATGTTTTCCTGCctttctttattatttcatttaatatttTCAGGTATCATTTCTGTGTTGTTCCAATAAATTATGACAATAGTACTTCTTATTAGTTCAAACTATACTTATCAACTTATTGAAAGCTGAAAATGCACCGTATAACACATATGATAAGCCGCAGCAAAAACGTACTGCGTTTGTTTTTGGTAGCGCCCACTACTGCTGAAAGGTTATACAGACAGatactgtctctttaagaggCGTCTGTGTACTGTGTTTAGTTTGACCAGTCcagtggtctgcaacctttactcttaaaggagccattttgcctcatctcacctgaatTAAAGTCCTTCCCGTGCCAAAAGAAATTACTTGACAAATACTGTATTGAGAATGAATATTAAAACTGTACATTGGCAGTTAAATTAATCAGTTCAAACACAactaaaatctctattttcttccaaaattatctttttgttggtttagttacattagcagggatttaaaacttaaggttagccacatgTGCAAGaaaattttattgttattgcacATTACAATTTATTgtattatgttttaatttggtgtcaatgtcattaatcatctatACCCTCTATCAGAAAATTACAATTCTTTATTACAAATTTTTAAAGCTActgggagccattgcaaaagagttaaagagccacatgaggctccagagccaccaGTTGCAGACTCCTGAAACTAGTCTAAACTAGTCTGCTAACAAAGAAACACTACAAAGATGTAACGGATGGAAAAAGTATTTTGTTCAGAGATGATTATAAATTTGCGTTCTCATTTCTTATTAATGATGCAAACACATTTCTGGGAGGTGACCCTCTCACCTCCATGCCCAGCCGGATGTCCTCCAGCACGCCGTCCACCACGTGGATGCCCACATCCTCCTGGTAGGCCACCAGGCCAGCCAGCAGGTTGGCCACGCAGTGGATGCTGTTGTACTTAACGTTCCAGATGTTGACCATGCAGCAGATGAGGTAAGCCTTGGCCTCGGGCTCCTGCCACGGCAGCTTACGCATCTGTCTCAGCACCTTCTCCGTGGTCACCTTAGACAGGTCTTTGTAGAGCAGCTTACGCACGTACTCCTGCAGCGGGGGACGCTTCTTCTTCACCGTCTTCTCGATGGGCGGAGGGTTGCAGTAGTAGTAGGCGTTCTCCACCATGGTCACGTAGCGGGCGTCCAGGTGCTGAGCCTGCTTCTTACGCATCATTTGttcctaaaaacaaacaaggtttgatcaatatttgtcttttattctCCGTTCAGCTTCTGTAATAACCACGAGTCTCACACTCTCAAATAGATTATTAGATCATTTCTGTCTCTTCAAGATAAATTACAGCCAGATCTTTGTGTAATTATTCTTTCTTatcatgaattttatattttgataagcgcattgagatcaCTTTGTTGTAATCTGCACTatataaagattgattgattgacaagTCAAATCAAGACATGTCCAGACAAGATAAGACAACATTGTAACAACAATTTATTATTTCTGTCCCTCCAAgataaattatattaataatatctCTCTGCAGATTCAAAGAGTGGAAAAAGAAGTGTTTTAATGATGTGTTCAAAGTTCCGACAGCGCCCCCTGGTGTGGAGGGCTGGTACTGACCAATAGGACGCTGGTCCTCAGGTGGGAGTCAGGTGACCTGAAGAGAAAGCGCCCGCACGTTTCCAGGAGCGTGCACGCCATCTCGATGTGGTGATGGGTGAAGTCAGACAGCAGCATCTGTCCAgatcaaatataaaaacattatttattaacaCGTTCATTTAGAGGAATTAACAGattattatcatctttaatCAGGATTATAGATTATGGACCAGGAATCGGATCTGACCTTCAGACAGTGCAGTGTGTCCGTCTTACAGAACATCTTGAACTTTGCCAGTTCTCCGATGAATCTCACCGTCTTGTTCTTCGTCTCAATGTTGATCTGGTCTTTCTTACGGATCTgaagcacaaaaaacaacaaaaacaacaactgctTAAAACCCCAAGTGAAGGACAATAAGGATAAagatacatatactgtatgtacaattGGGGAATAATAAACAGTACCTTAATGTTAATGccaaatgaaataaacagaggGAGCAAAGTAAGGAGGTGTGGATGGGATAACTCACGTGAAACCTGAAGTCTCCTTTGAGCATGGAGCACAGATCCTCAGCCACATCAGACATGCAGGGATGGAGCGTCGCCACAAGGCGAGAGTAAAACGGCAGGAGGTCCAACCTGTGGGAAACAGGAAGAGTTGTGAGCACAGCGCCACCTGATGGAGCTCAAAGATACAgctttaaattcaactttatttatggaGCGCCCAAATGAacaacaagacaagacaagacaagacaagaatgAATTCAAATTGATTAATTGAGTGCCAAATGAACGGCAACACAAGAAAAGACAAGAGAAGATAAGATAGgacaagacaaaaaataataataattataatgataataaataaataaataaaaataaaaaagtgaagaCAAGTCAACACAAGACAAAATAAGACAGGTCAACATGACCCTCAATAAAATAAGAACTTCGTTAAAATAAGGGACCATCAgtgaaaaaatttgaaaaaaaggttAAGATTGGTCAAAATAAGTCGGTTCAAGCTAcgtaaaaataaatcagaataagTCCGAATAAGAAAAGATGAGTCAGAATAAGATCAGTTACAATAAGTCAAGATAAGTCAAGAAATAACAGGATGAGTCAAGATAGGATCAATTGTGAAAAGATTtcaagataaaaataataatcacgataATCAAGTCAGGATAAGTCCAGATAAAATAAGTCTGGATCTTAGTTTAAAAAGACCAAAGTTAGAGGAAACTGATACAATTGAATTGAAGAGGACAGGGATAGAATATTCGAACAAAGCCTGAGGtctaaaatctgtaattgtACTGCGtgtgtttaagtgtgtgtgcTCGGTGAATGAGCAGTGTTAGCATGTGATCAAAGCTAGCTAACCTCTGCCTAGGGACGGTGAAGAGAGCACGGACCAGCTTCCTCCTGTTGGACTTAGTGTTCATGTTCATACAAAAGTCCATGGCAGCCTGTGAGGGTTTGAACAGTCACATGTCAGGTACATcacgcgtgtgtgcgtgtgtgtgtgtgtgtatgtgtgtgttaccttgTCTATCAGGTCTCTGTTGACACAGTTGGGAAGCTGCTGAATGAAAGCATCCACGATAAGCTTCAGATGAGAGCCTGTGCTCGTCTCCTCGTCCTCttgttctacacacacacaaagaaataaaaaaaccctTAGTTACACTTTCAGAACACAAGCTACATGTTTGTCTTTTCTAAACATATAAACACTgaagcagtggtttccaacctttttcttgttgtgaccccatttttacatcacaaattcTTGGCGAACCCACTGACATTCTTTCTCTAAGAttagttttttgatcatgtttgttacaaatacaaagtgacactatgcaccagctcagatatgttcatactgcattttatttgaactagatatatatttgagaaagtgaaagtatagccAACAGTTGAATGTAtacgtgttgttttaatttgaaaaagaataataatatttttttctgcctcttcctgcactctatatctatttctgtaatattattgttttgtttatcactgtatatttgtataatttttgtatttattctatttatattactggtgtttttcttattattatttgttttcctatttttatactattattcttTTACTCTATTTATTCTTCAAGGGCTTAACGTGGAACTTGAGGACTTTATTTCGCCATGTACACGTtcatgcacataatgacaaataaaaatccttgaactatgtattgttttttatctgtgcaaaataaaacattttcaaatacattaaaaaactgtgttaattacattttatttccaggcgaacCACATGAgatcatgaccccaaggttgaaaaaaaactgcacgaaggtaatattaatataaagcTCACATAAAAGTCCTTAAGTGacctttaaaggtcctatatcaactacagccacatatgggtaatattttacattttacaaaataaaatactaatttattaagatatattattattttctttcaacccgGAAGTTCAGACACACAATTTCTCGGAGTGCCGCCTCTCCCCGTGTGAGTGCCTCCCATTTCAAGACGTAGCCCTAGAGCCCTGGCAGCATAGACAACACACACGCCCACCAATCTTTGTAAACAGTTCCAGAGaatgtatttcaaatataaagaCAAAGAAGCGAGTATGGCTAACATTTGGCTAGAGGTTTATTTTACTTACGGCTGTGGCCTTTCCATCAGTGGGGTTTATTGTGGGAATCGCTCCGATTTGAAGACGTAATTTACTGTACAATCCACTTTAGAACTGGCCAAGGTTCACCACTAACGGAGGCTCGATGGTGTGTCGCGTGTTCCCAGAGATAAATTTCAACCACTTCTGGCGAGTAGACTCTTCTTTAGGAAGTTTGAACAAATTCTGAGGACTTTCGCAGTCTAACACATTTTCGGTTACAAGACATTATCGTTTGGTAGAAAAACAAAGATCATTTCTTTTCCCTGTGCAGACTGGATAAGAAAGGACAAATGACCAACCGCTCGCATGCCTAGCACCAGAGAGAATGGGcatgtatgttcactgtggaggcgcggcaccagcagcaggcacttcctggaggggaaGGTTCAGAATGCCAGTGATGTCACTATCATTTGaaccgctcgtttttcagaacATGGCAGAGAAGCCTCTCAGAGAACAGGATTATTGAGAATATTTAAGAGATgtaggaaggaagcccaataatactttgggggtgtttttgataaggaattaacattgtaacaaggttaaaagttcaaaaaagttgatttgcatgagtAGGACTTTTATTTACTACCTAAGTGACATTTAATGCCCTAATGAAATTTAAGTAGCCCATAAGTGACAAGTAAGTACGATTTAAGGTATAAATGTCGACATCTGAGAAACATCGTAGTTCAGTGACATCATAATGACATCATAGTGACACCTTCACCTTGTTCATCCAGCAGCTTCTTGGCAAGCTCCTCATTCTCCGCTTCGTCACCTCCCTCTAGCTCCAAAGGTTCATCAGTGATGTCCAGCGCctccagctccagctccagctccTCCGTGGTGCTGGTGGTACTGGACTCCTTCCCGTCTGACAGAAAAGGGAACACAGTGAGAACTCAACACCGAAACATTTGTCTGCGTTCACACACCGTGACTCACCTTTGCCGTCGTCTTTGTCTTTGCTGGGACCGCCGCGCTCGTTGTCCTTGAAGAGAATGGCGGGGACAAAGGCCTTCAGGTCCACCAGGTTCTCGTAGAAGTTGCGAGCGTCCTCGTCCTCCCAAATTCCTCCCTCCAGGTCGTAGTCGCCGGGTTTTCCAGGAGTGAAGATGTCGATGCCAGGGCCGTGTTCTGAGAGAGGAGAGGTTAGAAAGTCAGCAATAGTTTGTGAAGGAAAGCCTGCGACAGAGTGAGGTGTGGTGACTACTTTATAgatttagagcctgtgttcctccatcttgaaatcatgtgactgatgatgtcacacggccccactgcctgtaaacatcccattgttttctattggagtgaaacattcagcctgattattggatcatttagcagctttttcaatgaaaatgacaatatgttctgcttttggttgctctaaaaaaaaaatcaagaacagttaaagatgtcgattgGTGGtacacaatgaagcagagaagaggaGCTCTCCTAAGTGACCTAAGTGTGAtctactctctaacttcagccaccagaaagtgtcagcacactgtttaaggcagagtaaaggtcccttaggagagctcttcttctctgcttcattgtctactaccaacaCGCAGAGTGggatcacaactgtttttattctttttctgtaaacaaaaggtttacatcaacatctttaacgtttcctgattatttagatcaACCAGAAGCTGCACAAGTTAttatgactgaaaaagctgttaaatgatctaaaaatcaggatgaatgtttcactccaatagaaaacaatgggatgtttacaggcagtggggccatgtgacatcatcagtcacatgatttctagatggaggaacacaggctctcaaactgtgaagtagtcccatttttaaaaaaaaattaaacaaatatggtgcataatgatgtgttttgttagacatagatctactaataggTACTTTTGGAagattttaggacacatttgtaaaaacagtggaggatccctttaaggaaACCCACCCTCCTGCACGGTCTTGTCCTGTGGCAGCTCCGGCATGTTCTCGTCCAGCAGGTCGGCCAGAGACTGCGTATTGGCAAGAAGCTTCTGGTAGCAGGTGGCAAACTCCTCATGCTGCTTGTGTCGATCCTCGCTCAGCTCGCCTTTGGAGTGCAGGATTCGCCTGGAAATCAGATGACAGAGAAACGTCAGGAAATGGATGAGTCCAATGAAAAGTCAAATCAAGACAAGAAAAGACAAGTCAAGGAGAAATGAGACAAGACAAGTAAAGACAAGCAAAGACGAGTCAAAACAAGACAAGTTAAGATAAGACTAGACAAGGAGAGCGGAAACAAGTCAAGACAAGAAAACACGAgtcaagacaagacaagataaGAGAAGTCAAATAAAGTCAAGTCTTATTCTGGTTTGTTTCTGAACAGAAACAGCTCAGCTGtgacttcctgtttcctgtttacTTCCTGGTTCTCACCTGTTCTGCCTCTCGATGTTCTGCAGCTCTCGATGGTCCTTCTTCAGGTGTTTGGTGAGGGAGGTGAAGTATTCCCTGAGCAGGTTCTGAAAGGGCTGCTGCTTCTCGGTGCTGATGATCTCGCTGGGCGGGAACGCCAGTGAGAACTTGTCGGCCGCCGCCTTCACCCTGCGCGGCACCAGGCCGGCGATGTCGTCGCCGCAGTGCTTACAGAAGCTGATGACCACAGACACGTGCGTGTGCGTCTCGCGGTCTGTGTTGATGATGCTCTTCAGCTGCTCGTAGATCAGCGACAGGCCCTCGCGGTCCGTGAACAGGCCGACGATGGTGAGCTCCGCGATGAAACGCAGGTCGGTGCGCAGCTTGCTGACGTTGGGTGCCTTCTCCTCCTTCCGCG
This genomic window from Gouania willdenowi chromosome 6, fGouWil2.1, whole genome shotgun sequence contains:
- the upf2 gene encoding regulator of nonsense transcripts 2 isoform X1, with amino-acid sequence MPAERQRPVNMDDREKEREGERRPPPTARDKPKEQEVKGGSKEEKKRRLEEEKKKKEEKERRKKEDDKQREEEEQRKKEEEEKKQQEEEERRSQEEEAKRQKEEEEALLREKEEGHQLHQEAWERHQGRKDLRSRNQSAPERRPEEAFFSRLDSSLKKNTAFVKKLRTLTEQQRDSLSNDFASLNLSKYIGEAVSSVVEAKLKISDVGCAVHLCSLFHQRYAEFAQLLLHAWKKHFEARKEEKAPNVSKLRTDLRFIAELTIVGLFTDREGLSLIYEQLKSIINTDRETHTHVSVVISFCKHCGDDIAGLVPRRVKAAADKFSLAFPPSEIISTEKQQPFQNLLREYFTSLTKHLKKDHRELQNIERQNRRILHSKGELSEDRHKQHEEFATCYQKLLANTQSLADLLDENMPELPQDKTVQEEHGPGIDIFTPGKPGDYDLEGGIWEDEDARNFYENLVDLKAFVPAILFKDNERGGPSKDKDDGKDGKESSTTSTTEELELELEALDITDEPLELEGGDEAENEELAKKLLDEQEQEDEETSTGSHLKLIVDAFIQQLPNCVNRDLIDKAAMDFCMNMNTKSNRRKLVRALFTVPRQRLDLLPFYSRLVATLHPCMSDVAEDLCSMLKGDFRFHIRKKDQINIETKNKTVRFIGELAKFKMFCKTDTLHCLKMLLSDFTHHHIEMACTLLETCGRFLFRSPDSHLRTSVLLEQMMRKKQAQHLDARYVTMVENAYYYCNPPPIEKTVKKKRPPLQEYVRKLLYKDLSKVTTEKVLRQMRKLPWQEPEAKAYLICCMVNIWNVKYNSIHCVANLLAGLVAYQEDVGIHVVDGVLEDIRLGMEVNQPKFNQRRISSAKFLGELYNYRMVESAVIFRMLFSFISFGVNQDGSPSPLDPPDHLFRIRLVCTLLDTCGQYFDRGSSKRKLDCFLIYFQRYIWWKKSLDLWTKDHPFPIDIDYMISDTLELLRPKMRLSCSLDEATKHVVDLEREVLVKLGLAMEKDGRSSAMSEGDALDEEDDDDEEEGGAETEEQSGNESEMNEQEEDEGSDNEEEEHEEEEEENTDYLTDSNKENETDEENNEVTIRGGGLKHVACAEDEDFIQALDKMMLENLQQRSGESVKVHQLDVAIPLQLKSQLRKGGASQTCITDTEQDVSNTMQFVMLTRKGNKQQYKILNVPLSSHLAANHFNQQQAEQEERMRMKKLTLDINERQEQEDYQEMMQSLAQRPAQANTNRERRPRYQHPKGAPNADLIFKTGGRRR